The sequence TATTCACCCGCCTAAGCTTCTTCTTCCTGTCTTGCGAGCAGTCAGTCAATCACAGCAGCAGAAAATTAAGGTTTTCTTTGAGcgcttcttctctttttctccttcCGATCAATCAGCCATGGGTGACAAAACTGAATTCGATTCTCCCCATAACCAGATCTCCAAAGGTAAAATTAAATTCTAATTTACTAATTTGCACTTCCTCAGCTTCAAATTAAACTTTCATAGATAGCATTCATTTTCATTTCTCCCTGTGTAACGCTATGAATGTGTCGAAAGATTGTACCTTTATGTGTGTTCTACTGTTTCCCAACTGTAGGTTTAGGGTTTTTCTTATATTGGTTGAGTTTCGGGAACAGAGAATGcagttttttgatttttttgctaTAGAAAATATCACTCGATTATAAAGTGATGATTTTTATTTGTTTGATAATACGTAGATTCTGTCTCTGTGTTTGTTTTATTAGTTTATGACTATCAAGTTTGATAAATTTCCTTTTTTCCCTATACATTTGTTCCTACCATTACTTTTATCCTCAAAGAAATCGACTTTATGTTGGTAGCTGGTAATGCTGCTTAGCAATCGGCAGGCTGGTCTCATGTTTGAGTGTTTTTAATGATGATTCTTTGATGATGTTGTATGTTTTGGTTAGTTGCTTTGTAGTGTCCAGATGCATTACCTTTATGCTCCTGATACTTCTTTTAAATGCTCATTAGACTTGTTACGTGTCTCACCCGCTccagagaaagaaagaaatgcGAGATTGGTTGTTGaggttcttttttttctttttcggttGGTTGTTTAGGTTGACCTTTTGTTTATTTACACTCGTTAAACTAAATCAATCAATTACGCTTCAATACCGAATTCGTTGGGTAGTCAATATGAATTAGTTGTTTCAATTCAACTCTATTCAGGTCTAATTAATTTCTGTAgtaaaaatactttttagctaAAAGTCCTCTAAATCTCACACATAACACGGATATATGAGTCTCTACTAGAATGAAAAGACTTTGGCAAACGCCTGATATAAAGCAAGAAGAACAAGGAAGCCTTAAACCCAACCAGCTAGATATCACGTATATGGGTTCGTTGCTTCAATTTCGTTTTGTTTTTAGTTATGTCCACATTGATTCCGTGAAATTGtaggtccttggtcaatttcctCTTTATGGTTTTTGGTCTGCCTCTTCCTCTTTTATCAACTTTAATCCTCATATTGCTGCATATAAGAACAATGCACGTGGAGATCTACATAGAACTTTGTCAAACCATGTGAGACTACTTTCTCTAGTCTTATTCTCTATGTGTGATACTTTCAACTTTTGTTGGACGTGATGACTCTAATCTTGTCCAATCTTGTGCTGCTATGTATCCATCttaacatataaatttttacagTTACATATCTTGTGGATATATTGGGCCCTAGACACCCAATAGTcacttccaacattcctgcaacCGTTTGCAAACTAATGTTGTTGAAGGCTTGCTAAAGCACGCTTAGAACTTGAAACTAAATGAAACTTAAGATGTGTGCTTTGCATTTGCGTCGCTGTTGGCGCTTTAGTGTAGGCATCAAGGTGTTAAGTCATGCACTTCTTCACCAAAATAATCATTGTTTGTCTCTATAGTTATATTTCTTATATTACATTTCCATTTTCTGGCTTCTCTTTATTTATACTTTTCTTTGCGAAGCCCGTGCTTTAACTTGTGCTTTGTGCTTGAAGCCCCGATATACATTGGCTCGTTTCACTTTTGACTACTCTGCTTGCCTGTCACGACCATTTGTCTGCACCTGTTTATTGACTAATTTACATGggtcaaatttcaaatttttattctCTGAGGAAGCTTAATGCAGTATGTGAAAAACTAACCTCTTAATTATGACACGCATTGGCTATGCTTACAACCATGTTAGACATAGCTCATGTCTTCGTGTCTTTTGCTAGCTAAGTGATGATAgtgtgaattggagatgaaaacTGGGGAATATCATTAGTGCAATGAGGGGAAATATAAAGATAACTTGTATGGTTAACAaggattggggggggggggttaatttTCTTATGGCACATGATGTGGCTTAATAAAGAGAGCCACTTTATACTGGTACTACGTGTTTCTCAATTAAGTTGGACATTTGGATTTCATCTGGTTTCAAATGTTGTTTCCATCATGACCACCGTTATCTTGATTCCAAGTGTACAGGTATATTGATGGTAATAATATGAAATAGTGTTGGATTACGCTCTAATTGAAATGAAGAACAAATGTTGGGAAATGAATTTAGGCATGATTAAAGTGGCCTTACCAATAAGGAGAACCAGAGCATACAATTGCTAGTATCTTTTTGTATTTGTGAGAGATAAGAAGTGACTACTTCTGCGTGTAAGTTAGGTATCCTAATGTTGCTATTTGATTTATATAAATCTACTGCATTTTTTGGTAAAGCTTTGAATTTTCATTGAGCACTTCAAAGTTGAAGGTGGGATGTTATCTCTTGAAGGTATCATTCTGTTTCTCTATTTTACACGCCTTTGATCAGTTACAAGACTTGCAAATTCCCTGCTCCTGTAAATAGTTTTTAATGTGGACCCCTTGGAATTTCCATGAATGGTAGAAGTTTCATATAATTACTTAAAGGGTTTATGTGTAGCGTCTTATATTTTCGTTATTAACATTAGTACAGAAATAATGAAAAGGGTGTTTTGATTCCAATTTGTATTTGTCGTTATGCAAGATTATATCTTTATTGCTAAGTTATCTTTGTTTTGATACATGTAGATGTGCAAGGACCCAACAATTCCATCCCACTTTCACCTCAGTGGCTCCTGCCAAAGCCAGGGGAGAGTAAGGCTGGGATAGTTACCGGGGTGTGTTCATTATTTCTTTGGATTTTCCTTGTTTAAATCCTGTACCGTTTCCCCCTTTTTGAGAAGTATTTTAGAGCTATGATATAAGCAGTTGAGGGTTTCTGCTTAAATTGGGTATCGGTTTGTTGAATTATTAATTCATAAATGAGTCAAATCACAAATGTTTTGGTCATCTCTTGGTGTTTAAATGCAGGACAACCATCTCGGTACACATCCCGGTTATGCTATTCATTCTGAGTTAGCAAAATTTCCAGGGATGGGTGACGATACAAATGATaatcaaaagaagaaagatgtttttAGGCCATCTGTGCTCGATATGGAACCCGGTCGACGGGACCGCTGGCGTGATGAAGAAAGGGACACCAATTCTGCTGTTCGAAGGGACCGCTGGAGGGAGGGAGATAAGGAGCTTGGTGAGGGCCGCAAGGTGGAACGCTGGTCTGACTCTTCTGGCAGAAATCATGGAGAAGGACGACGTGTTCCAGGTGAAAGATGGACTGATTCTGGAAATAGGGAAAGCAATCACGATCAGCGTCGAGAGAGCAAGTGGAACACGCGCTGGGGGCCTGATGAGAAGGAAGGTGATGCTGTGCGTGAGAAATGGAGCAACCCTAGCAAAGATGCTGAGATGCATCTTGAAAAGGGGTCTCAAGGTCTTGCCTTTTCTGGAAAGGATGAGAGAGAGGATGACCACTATCGGCCATGGAGATCTACGTCTCACGGCCGAGGAAGGGCAGAATCTCTTCATCAGGGTTCGACGCCAAACAAACAGGTTCCTACATTTTCTCATGGCCGTGGACGTGAAGATGGGGCCACCACTACTTTTTCTCTTGGTAGAGGTCGTGCTCTCTCTGGAGTGAGCCCCGTGAATAAAGGCTCTCCTCATTTGCAGTCATTTGGGTCATTCTCAGAGAAAGCTGAAAGTGTGTCCTCTCCTTTACGATATAGCCGGATAAAAATGCTTGATGTGTATAGAGTGATAGACATGCGGTCTTGTAGCAAGTTTTCAGATGGGATTGTGCAAGTTCCTTCACTTACACAAGACGAACCTCTGGAACCTCTCGCATTATGTGCACCCAGTCCTGAGGAATTGGTAACATGCAGAGAGATTTGAATATATTTACTTAGTATAACGATTTTAATCTGATATTTAGTTTGTTTGGATGAAGTCTGACTGCTCAAATTTATGTATAGGGTATCTTGAAGGGAATTGATAAGGGGGATGTTCTGAGTAGTGGAGCTCCGCAGGTTACTAAAGATGGAACATTAGGTCGAAACTCAACTGATTATACGCAGCCAAGGCGTAACAAACTAGGTACTTATTGTTAGATCAGCTTTTGGGGATTTCTGAATCTAGATTAATTAAGATCCCAAATTAGTTGGTTTGTGCTACGGTTTTGATTGTCATCATTGTTTTCTCAAATGCTCAGGTAGCAGAGAAGATTTATCACTTGATGATTCCAGAGAAGAAAGTATTGACAATGCCAAAGGTGGTTATTCAAATCATCCTGAAGGCTTTTCCTTTGAAAAACTTCATTCATATGGGTTCAGTTCTAAATCTGAGAATAAGcagaattttaagagattttctGATCCCAAATTAGGTGTTGAAGATATATTTGTGGATTTTTGTCCCTTGATGTACTATGCAGTTCATCGGGATGTAGTCAATTAAAAATCTTAAATGTCAACTATGGTTTGGATGTCTTGTTGTTGAAACCTCGAGATCCAAATACATAAGCTAATCTGTTAGTTGTATATATCTTTCAGTAAACAGAGTTGTCTTCTGAGAGAGTTGCTTCTGAATTATGGTGTTACTTGTTAAAAAGATCTGTCTATAATGCTTGTTTATCTATAATTGGGTTTCAGTAGATTGTTTGAACTTATTATTTATGTTCATTTTCAGTAGAAGACAATATTCCTCATAGAGAAAGCGAGTCTGTCAATAGAGATCCAAGCACACCAGGACACACACCTGGTCTCCACGGTGGCATATGGCGGTCTCCTTCAATTGGTGCACGTTCACATATGGTGGCTAATGATGCTAGGGAAAGGCCATCCGATGTCAGGCCAAAAACATCTGACATTGGCTGGCTACAGAGCCAGAAGGATAAGAATACAGAATGGGAAAGAGATTTCACAGATCCATCTTATGCCAAAGATGAAGGATCCAAATGGCAGTTTGGAGATACTGTTCTCAAAAGGCAATTGTCTGCAGTCATGGACAAAGAGTTGGAAACGAGGAAACTTTCACAGTCATCTCCGGAGGACCTAGTTCTATTATACAAAGATCCACAAGGTGCTATTCAAGGTCCTTTCTCAGGTAGTGATATTATTGGATGGTTTGAGGCTGGATATTTTGGCATAGATTTGCAAGTTCGATTAGCTGCTGCACCGCCTGATTCACCATTTTCTCTGCTGGGGGATGTTATGCCCCACTTGCGTGCTAAGGCTCGGCCACCACCTGGATTTGGAGCACCAAAGCCAAATGCAGATGCTCCAGGGGGGTTGAACCTGAGCAGCTTCACAAAACTTCATGCAGGTTCAACTGAGATTGATAAGGTAAAGACAGAACTGAATTACAAGCATTCAGCAACAGAGGCTGAGAATAGATTCTTGGAATCGCTGATGTCTGGCAAAGTGAGCCATGCACCGCTTGACAAGTTTGCTCAGTCTGAAGGTTAGTTTGGATGTTATTTTTCAGTAGTATTCCTCTACAATTTTGCATGATTGTTTTCTATGCTCATATTTTGTTTCAATAATTGAAgcttcaaaaattgaaaagatgTTCCTTAATATTCAACTGATGCTTTGTTATTGCTTTTCTTGCTCGGCAGGCATTCCGGCTTATGCTGCAAATAGTACTGGTGCCGTTCCTCCTATTGTAGCTGAAAGTGGAGATAATCTGTATCTCTTGGCTAAAAAGATGTCTCTTGAGAGGCAGAGATCTCTACCAAAGCCCTTTCCTCTTTGGCCTGGGAGAGATGCACCATCtgttgttccaaatgtggataaTGTTCAGGATCCTTTGCCTCATTCAAAACTGCCTTTTATGGCTGAACATGTTCGTCAGCAGCCCCATAATCAGAATGTTGATTTAATGTCTCTACTTCAGGGTGTACCAGACAGATCAGCTGGCATTAGTAGCGGTGTTAGTGGATGGTCTAATTTCCCCGTCCAAGGGGGATTAGAATCGCTACAGGAAAGGATGGACATGCATCAAGGTCAGAGTATGCCCCCTCAATCTGCATTTGGAATGCAACAACAAAGGCTACACCCGCAGAGTCCACCTATGACCAACTTACTAGGCCAAGCCATGGATAATACTTCCAACATTTTGGCTACTGAGAAGCTACTTTCATCTGGAGTTCAAGATCCACAGTTGCTAAATCTATTGCAACAACAGTACTTGATGCAGCTACAGTCTCAGGCAGCACTAGGAGGACCACAGCAATTGTCATTGTTAGACAAGTTGTTGATGCtcaagcagcagcagcagcagcagcagcagcagaaaCAGGAGGAACAGCAACTAA is a genomic window of Nicotiana tabacum cultivar K326 chromosome 16, ASM71507v2, whole genome shotgun sequence containing:
- the LOC107783365 gene encoding protein ESSENTIAL FOR POTEXVIRUS ACCUMULATION 1 isoform X2, producing the protein MGDKTEFDSPHNQISKDVQGPNNSIPLSPQWLLPKPGESKAGIVTGDNHLGTHPGYAIHSELAKFPGMGDDTNDNQKKKDVFRPSVLDMEPGRRDRWRDEERDTNSAVRRDRWREGDKELGEGRKVERWSDSSGRNHGEGRRVPGERWTDSGNRESNHDQRRESKWNTRWGPDEKEGDAVREKWSNPSKDAEMHLEKGSQGLAFSGKDEREDDHYRPWRSTSHGRGRAESLHQGSTPNKQVPTFSHGRGREDGATTTFSLGRGRALSGVSPVNKGSPHLQSFGSFSEKAESVSSPLRYSRIKMLDVYRVIDMRSCSKFSDGIVQVPSLTQDEPLEPLALCAPSPEELGILKGIDKGDVLSSGAPQVTKDGTLGRNSTDYTQPRRNKLGSREDLSLDDSREESIDNAKEDNIPHRESESVNRDPSTPGHTPGLHGGIWRSPSIGARSHMVANDARERPSDVRPKTSDIGWLQSQKDKNTEWERDFTDPSYAKDEGSKWQFGDTVLKRQLSAVMDKELETRKLSQSSPEDLVLLYKDPQGAIQGPFSGSDIIGWFEAGYFGIDLQVRLAAAPPDSPFSLLGDVMPHLRAKARPPPGFGAPKPNADAPGGLNLSSFTKLHAGSTEIDKVKTELNYKHSATEAENRFLESLMSGKVSHAPLDKFAQSEGIPAYAANSTGAVPPIVAESGDNLYLLAKKMSLERQRSLPKPFPLWPGRDAPSVVPNVDNVQDPLPHSKLPFMAEHVRQQPHNQNVDLMSLLQGVPDRSAGISSGVSGWSNFPVQGGLESLQERMDMHQGQSMPPQSAFGMQQQRLHPQSPPMTNLLGQAMDNTSNILATEKLLSSGVQDPQLLNLLQQQYLMQLQSQAALGGPQQLSLLDKLLMLKQQQQQQQQQKQEEQQLMLRQQQQLLSQVLSDPHPHQRFGEQPYGKLTTPGISAGNATVDPTRFQPSPNLFSMNTQVQHPVMEEAHASNFVLPPSISQDVTQIGSFETSSLHLPHQMFKDASSQRSWGFEEQIDDIQQKVPRMETAMIDPSSHTEIASKHPLEGAENNEPLAVTTPEIASHFPLIEQVEKSVIPPPPPAVDNDLHQKNKLESPPAAIPSEPQVERDPHNGLSVTKELKSVEPREVKKSSEKKSKKQKSTKGQASDLTKGASKLQPSKPLQSDAVIASDAKSDAQSVSVEKTTAVGPEKRDSKTEVAFADVVGEYPGQNPLSAHATVETKGETGQIPPVSQFNTQVQSGQRAWKPAPGFKPKSLLEIQEEEQRRAQAEIAITEVATSLSSLSVSTPWAGVVTNSDHKLVRDTQQDASDNSLSKNNSDVSLNQKSKNNSDVSVNQKSKKSQLHEVLADNTSAKSGERERDFPDMTFVPPSVPVNDDDNFIEAKDTKKSRKKSAKSKGAGAKVSVSTAASEVPVGSSPIDKVKSSRQVQPDKEVLPAIPSGPSLGDFVVWKGEATSPAPIPAPAWSTDSGKLSKPTSLRDILKEQEKKVSSGQQHIPVPTQKSVPNPPARVGGPSWSATGSSPAKTASPIQIHSQAGANSKNKVDDDLFWGPVDHPKQETKQSEFPQLGNQGSWGSKTTPVKGNPGGSLSRQKSVSGKPAERLLSSSPASAHSSLKGKKDALTKHSEAMDFREWCENECDRLIGTRDTSFLEFCFKQSKSEAEMLLIENLGSYDPDHEFIDKFLNYKDFLPADVFEMAFQGRNVRKVTGVDARDVTSDSVGFDQGNSSVQDGATKGGKKKGKKGKKVNLSELGFNVVSNRIMMGEIQTVED
- the LOC107783365 gene encoding protein ESSENTIAL FOR POTEXVIRUS ACCUMULATION 1 isoform X1, with translation MGDKTEFDSPHNQISKDVQGPNNSIPLSPQWLLPKPGESKAGIVTGDNHLGTHPGYAIHSELAKFPGMGDDTNDNQKKKDVFRPSVLDMEPGRRDRWRDEERDTNSAVRRDRWREGDKELGEGRKVERWSDSSGRNHGEGRRVPGERWTDSGNRESNHDQRRESKWNTRWGPDEKEGDAVREKWSNPSKDAEMHLEKGSQGLAFSGKDEREDDHYRPWRSTSHGRGRAESLHQGSTPNKQVPTFSHGRGREDGATTTFSLGRGRALSGVSPVNKGSPHLQSFGSFSEKAESVSSPLRYSRIKMLDVYRVIDMRSCSKFSDGIVQVPSLTQDEPLEPLALCAPSPEELGILKGIDKGDVLSSGAPQVTKDGTLGRNSTDYTQPRRNKLGSREDLSLDDSREESIDNAKVEDNIPHRESESVNRDPSTPGHTPGLHGGIWRSPSIGARSHMVANDARERPSDVRPKTSDIGWLQSQKDKNTEWERDFTDPSYAKDEGSKWQFGDTVLKRQLSAVMDKELETRKLSQSSPEDLVLLYKDPQGAIQGPFSGSDIIGWFEAGYFGIDLQVRLAAAPPDSPFSLLGDVMPHLRAKARPPPGFGAPKPNADAPGGLNLSSFTKLHAGSTEIDKVKTELNYKHSATEAENRFLESLMSGKVSHAPLDKFAQSEGIPAYAANSTGAVPPIVAESGDNLYLLAKKMSLERQRSLPKPFPLWPGRDAPSVVPNVDNVQDPLPHSKLPFMAEHVRQQPHNQNVDLMSLLQGVPDRSAGISSGVSGWSNFPVQGGLESLQERMDMHQGQSMPPQSAFGMQQQRLHPQSPPMTNLLGQAMDNTSNILATEKLLSSGVQDPQLLNLLQQQYLMQLQSQAALGGPQQLSLLDKLLMLKQQQQQQQQQKQEEQQLMLRQQQQLLSQVLSDPHPHQRFGEQPYGKLTTPGISAGNATVDPTRFQPSPNLFSMNTQVQHPVMEEAHASNFVLPPSISQDVTQIGSFETSSLHLPHQMFKDASSQRSWGFEEQIDDIQQKVPRMETAMIDPSSHTEIASKHPLEGAENNEPLAVTTPEIASHFPLIEQVEKSVIPPPPPAVDNDLHQKNKLESPPAAIPSEPQVERDPHNGLSVTKELKSVEPREVKKSSEKKSKKQKSTKGQASDLTKGASKLQPSKPLQSDAVIASDAKSDAQSVSVEKTTAVGPEKRDSKTEVAFADVVGEYPGQNPLSAHATVETKGETGQIPPVSQFNTQVQSGQRAWKPAPGFKPKSLLEIQEEEQRRAQAEIAITEVATSLSSLSVSTPWAGVVTNSDHKLVRDTQQDASDNSLSKNNSDVSLNQKSKNNSDVSVNQKSKKSQLHEVLADNTSAKSGERERDFPDMTFVPPSVPVNDDDNFIEAKDTKKSRKKSAKSKGAGAKVSVSTAASEVPVGSSPIDKVKSSRQVQPDKEVLPAIPSGPSLGDFVVWKGEATSPAPIPAPAWSTDSGKLSKPTSLRDILKEQEKKVSSGQQHIPVPTQKSVPNPPARVGGPSWSATGSSPAKTASPIQIHSQAGANSKNKVDDDLFWGPVDHPKQETKQSEFPQLGNQGSWGSKTTPVKGNPGGSLSRQKSVSGKPAERLLSSSPASAHSSLKGKKDALTKHSEAMDFREWCENECDRLIGTRDTSFLEFCFKQSKSEAEMLLIENLGSYDPDHEFIDKFLNYKDFLPADVFEMAFQGRNVRKVTGVDARDVTSDSVGFDQGNSSVQDGATKGGKKKGKKGKKVNLSELGFNVVSNRIMMGEIQTVED